A single genomic interval of Persephonella atlantica harbors:
- a CDS encoding outer membrane beta-barrel protein: protein MRYLLSIFIFLTTSVYAVEFSYSAKSFLWKEYGNSGEELLKESGWLHEFGFSEIFDAQIIYIKPYLGVEIGSVSYDGQTQSGIPVKTDTNYWGVLTRLTIGKEFDILFGETGIGYDYWKRNLESSSVSTGYTETWSQLYIPVRAGIKFTIQDTQLYGFGEYRLNMKTKNSPSIVDVTLEPKTGLFFSVGGGVKVKKISVEVEYSYDKWKKSDPKQYGSSLVWQPESKRQTLSFTIGYQF from the coding sequence ATGAGATATTTACTTTCCATCTTCATTTTTTTAACCACTTCCGTTTATGCTGTTGAGTTCAGCTACTCTGCAAAGTCTTTTTTGTGGAAAGAGTATGGAAACAGTGGAGAGGAACTACTAAAAGAAAGTGGATGGCTTCACGAATTTGGTTTTTCAGAAATTTTTGACGCTCAAATAATTTATATAAAGCCTTATCTGGGAGTAGAGATAGGAAGTGTCTCATATGACGGCCAAACTCAGTCAGGTATCCCTGTAAAAACAGACACTAACTACTGGGGGGTTTTAACAAGACTAACTATTGGAAAGGAATTTGATATTTTATTTGGTGAGACAGGCATAGGTTATGACTACTGGAAGAGAAATTTAGAAAGCTCATCTGTATCTACAGGTTATACAGAAACATGGAGCCAGCTGTACATTCCGGTAAGGGCAGGTATTAAATTTACAATTCAGGATACCCAGCTATATGGATTTGGTGAGTACAGATTAAACATGAAAACAAAAAACAGTCCCAGTATTGTAGACGTTACCCTTGAACCAAAGACAGGCCTGTTTTTTTCTGTAGGTGGAGGCGTAAAAGTTAAGAAAATATCAGTAGAAGTTGAATACTCATACGATAAATGGAAAAAATCTGACCCAAAGCAGTACGGTTCTTCGTTAGTTTGGCAACCTGAGTCTAAAAGGCAGACTTTAAGTTTTACGATAGGTTACCAGTTTTAA
- a CDS encoding YbhB/YbcL family Raf kinase inhibitor-like protein: MLKKLLLFVWGAVFITACAETITGKKDIYQEGSSFFIRSSAFMNDTYIPRRYTCDGDNISPELYWGDVPQGTQSFVIIMEDPDAPFGVFVHWIAYDIPYYVTTLRENLPKVPVVDGMIKQGLNDFGRIGYDGPCPPKGMPHRYFIRIYAIDIPTLGLPPGATKEDVKNAIEGHIISQTYLVGRYGR, encoded by the coding sequence ATGTTAAAAAAGCTGCTTTTATTTGTATGGGGGGCTGTATTTATTACGGCATGTGCTGAGACAATAACAGGCAAAAAAGATATATATCAGGAAGGTTCGTCGTTTTTTATAAGGTCTTCAGCTTTTATGAATGATACGTATATTCCAAGGAGATATACATGTGATGGTGATAACATATCCCCTGAGCTATACTGGGGAGATGTTCCTCAGGGAACCCAGAGTTTTGTGATAATAATGGAAGACCCAGATGCTCCCTTTGGGGTTTTCGTTCACTGGATAGCCTATGACATTCCCTACTATGTAACAACATTAAGGGAAAACCTTCCTAAAGTTCCTGTGGTAGACGGAATGATAAAACAGGGGTTAAACGATTTTGGAAGGATAGGGTATGATGGACCCTGTCCACCAAAGGGTATGCCCCACAGATATTTTATAAGAATATATGCTATAGACATCCCTACACTTGGTCTGCCGCCGGGAGCAACCAAGGAAGATGTCAAAAATGCCATAGAAGGACATATAATATCCCAGACGTATCTCGTAGGCAGATACGGGAGATAA
- the hemN gene encoding oxygen-independent coproporphyrinogen III oxidase: MAFHPQDVKFDLDLILKYAKPAPRYTSYPTAQEFSTALTEKQWREKVIQSNERKTPLSLYFHIPFCESACHFCGCNVIITRRKEVVEPYLEHIFKEMDIMGSLIDKSRKVVQLHWGGGTPNYLEDDQTVKLMEEIRKRFDFDGNAEVSIEIDPRHVSRERIFLLREIGFNRVSFGIQDFNPKVQEAVNRIQPEEMIFNVMSWIREARFESVNIDLIYGLPYQTVETFSQTIDKVIKLNPDRIANFNYAHVPWMKRLQRKIDESKLPPPQEKLEILKMTIEKLTNAGYIFIGMDHFAKPDDELAVAQRERTLHRNFQGYTTHAEAELLGFGATSISMLYDAYAQNHKKLKDYYEMIEQGKLPVERGVILNEDDILRRDVIMRLMSHFQLYKKEIEDKYRIDFDRYFAKEMEELKELEKDGLLRIYPDRIDVTPAGRLLIRNIAVTFDIYTKAKKEKRFSKAI; encoded by the coding sequence ATGGCTTTTCATCCACAGGATGTTAAATTTGATTTAGACCTTATACTCAAGTATGCAAAACCTGCTCCCAGATATACAAGTTATCCAACAGCACAGGAGTTTTCCACTGCTCTTACTGAAAAGCAGTGGAGAGAGAAAGTTATTCAGTCTAACGAAAGGAAAACACCCCTTTCCCTGTACTTTCACATTCCTTTCTGTGAGTCGGCATGTCATTTTTGCGGATGCAATGTGATTATTACCAGAAGAAAGGAAGTGGTTGAGCCTTATCTTGAGCATATCTTCAAAGAGATGGACATAATGGGTTCCCTTATTGATAAATCAAGAAAGGTTGTTCAGCTTCACTGGGGAGGTGGAACTCCTAACTATTTAGAAGATGACCAGACTGTAAAACTGATGGAAGAAATCAGGAAAAGGTTTGATTTTGATGGAAATGCTGAAGTTTCTATAGAGATAGACCCAAGGCACGTGAGCAGAGAAAGGATATTTCTGTTAAGGGAGATAGGTTTTAACAGGGTAAGTTTTGGGATACAGGACTTTAATCCAAAGGTTCAGGAAGCAGTTAACAGGATACAGCCTGAAGAGATGATTTTTAATGTTATGTCGTGGATTAGAGAGGCAAGATTTGAGAGCGTGAATATAGATCTGATATATGGTCTTCCCTACCAGACTGTTGAGACATTTTCCCAGACTATTGACAAAGTTATAAAACTCAATCCTGACAGGATAGCAAACTTTAATTATGCCCATGTTCCGTGGATGAAAAGGCTGCAGAGAAAGATTGATGAATCAAAGCTCCCTCCTCCACAGGAAAAGTTGGAGATTCTGAAGATGACTATTGAAAAGCTTACTAATGCAGGATACATATTCATAGGTATGGACCATTTTGCAAAACCTGATGATGAGCTGGCTGTTGCCCAGAGAGAAAGAACACTTCACAGAAACTTTCAGGGATACACAACCCATGCTGAAGCAGAGCTTTTAGGGTTTGGAGCAACATCTATCAGCATGCTTTATGATGCTTATGCTCAGAACCACAAAAAGCTGAAGGATTATTACGAGATGATTGAACAGGGAAAACTGCCTGTGGAAAGGGGAGTTATACTGAATGAAGATGACATTCTGAGAAGAGATGTTATTATGAGACTTATGTCCCATTTCCAGCTGTACAAAAAAGAGATTGAGGATAAATACAGGATAGATTTTGACAGGTATTTTGCAAAGGAGATGGAGGAACTGAAAGAGCTTGAGAAAGACGGACTGCTGAGAATATATCCAGACAGGATAGATGTTACTCCTGCTGGAAGGTTGCTCATAAGAAATATAGCCGTTACATTTGATATATATACAAAGGCAAAAAAAGAGAAAAGATTTTCAAAGGCTATATAG